The Streptomyces sp. B3I8 nucleotide sequence GTGCGCGCGGGTGGAGTACCCGTTCCTGCCCCGGCACCTGACGCTGCTGTCCACCCTCACGATCGGCGTCCCGGCGTTCTTCCTGGCCCTCGCCCCCAACACGGAACGCGCCCGTCCGCACTTCGTACGACGGGTGATGCGGTACGCGATCCCGGGCGGGGTGCTGGCCGCGGTCGCCACGTTCGTGACGTATCTGCTCGCCCGCCACCACTACAGCGGACCCGGCTCCCTCCAGGCGGAGACCAGCGCGGCGACACTCACGCTGTTCCTGATCTCGCTGTGGGTGCTGGCGATCGTCGCCCGCCCCTACACCTGGTGGCGCGTGGTGCTGGTGGCCGCGATGGGGGCCGCGTTCCTGGTGGTCCTCGTGGTGCCCGGGCTCCAGGTGTTCTTCGCGCTGCGGCTGGTCGGCCTGTGGATGCCGTGGGTGGCGGTCGGCATCGCGGCGCTCGCCTCGGCCGTGCTGGAGCTGGGCTGGCGGCGGGTGGACCGGGCGGGGCCCCCGCGCGGTCCCGGGGAGGGACCGCGCGGGGGCCCCGCGGCACGACTGCTCGCAACGAGCAGATCGCTTGTCGCTACTGCTGCTACTGCACGTCGACGGCGTCGCCCGAGGAGCTGACCGCGGGGGTCGTCGAGGTGCCGGCGAAGCTGTAGCGGAAGGTGCCGTCGGCGGAGGCCGTGACCGTCGTCTTCAGGGCGCCCTTGCTGCCGGACTTGATGGTCTTCAGGGTGCTGTAGGAGCTGCTGCCCTTCTTCTTGAACTGCAGCTTCACCGACTGCACGGTGTAACCCGCGTAGGCGTCGGTGTCCCAGTTGGCGCGGCTGAGGGTGCCGGTGACCGTGATGGTCCTGCCCTTCTTCACCGGCTCCGGCGAGGCGTTGACGGTGAGCTTGGAGTAGCGCTGGAGGTTCGGCGCGGCGAAGCCGTCCTTCTCGGCGACGCCGACCTTGCTCAGGTCCAGGTTCGGGTCGGTCGGGTCCTGCCCGTTGAACGCGACGGCGAAGGCGTCCGCCTTCCACGCGCCGGCGTCCTCGTTGAGCAGGTCGTCGACCGGGGAGACGACGATCGTCTCGGTGCACTTGGCGACCGTGGACGAGGAGACCGTGCAGGTGGCCGGGTCGTCGCTGGAGAGCTCGTAGTCGGAGTCGGCGTAGCTGGTGCCGCGGTAGAGGTCGACGCCGGCGAAGAAGTCGTCGGCGGTGACGTCGACGCCGGTGCCGTGGGTGACGGTGAAGGTGACCGGCACGCTCACCTTCTTGGAGATACCGGCGACGATCGCCTTGCCCTTGTTGACGACCACGTTCGAGAAGGTGGCGTTCAGGCTGTACGGGGTGCCGGAGGTGCCGGTCCTGCCGGTCCTGGCGGAGTTGGTACCGGCGCTCTGGCCCGCGTCCAGGACCTTGGCCGCGTCCGAGTGGTCGGGCGTGGCGGGGCCGTCGGCGTGTGCGGCCGGGACGGCGAGGGCGGAGAGGGCCAGGGCGCCGGAGACGGCGGCCACGGTGGCGCGTATGCGCATGCGGTTTCCCCAAGTGGAGAAAGGGGGTCCACGGTGTGATCACGTGGGCCCGAGGTTGACGTGAGTCCGATTGACTCGCTGATCAGATGCGCGGGAGGCGGGGAGGGTTGCCCCCGCCGTGGATATTTTGCGAACACGTTGCGAAGATCGTCGCCGGGCGCGCCCCTGTCAGGGGCGCGGGGAACCGCGCGAGACGAGGCGAAGCCCCCTGCCGGGGTCCGAGGGGCGGAGCCCTTCGGAGGGACGGGAAGGGCAGGGGCGGCGGGGACGGGAAAATCCGTGCGCACCCCCGTCCGCCCGCCCCCTGCCCCTCAGTCGAACCAGCGGTCCCGGGCCAGTTCCCCCGTGCGGCTGGGGTCCTCCAGCAGCGCCGCCACCTCGAACCGCCGCGGCCACTGCCCCGCCGCCCACGCCAGCCCCGCCGCGACCCCCTCCAGCGTCGCCGCGTGCACCACCCCGTCCCTGGTCCGGCGCCAGTCGAGGCCGACCCCGTCCACGACGAGCTCCTCGTGCTCGACGTACGTGTGTGGCGTGCTCGCGCCCAGCAGCACCCGCACGGACCCCGGAACGTCGTGTTCCGTCCCCTCTGACCCGACCTCCCCCGTCACGGACTCGCTCAGCCGCCGCACCTGGAACAGCTCGGCCAGCTCGGCGGCCAGCACGGGCCGCACCGGCAGCAGCGGCACCCCCTCGGTGAACGGCAGAAGATCCGGCGAGTCGACCACGACGGCGTCGGCCGCGTCGACCACGACCACCTCCCCGTCCACCACCGCCCGCACCTCGTCCGGCAACGTCACCCGCTCGGGGTCCAGTTCGGCCAACGCCCCGTACAGCCCGTGCAACTGGGCCGCGGAGACCGGTCGTGACGGATCGGCGAGGCGGTCGAGGAGCTCGGCCGCGCCACCCGGCTCGTCCAGCAGCGCGGCCACGGACGTGCGCACGCCCAGCGCCCGCAGCACCTGCTCGTCCTCGAAGCCGCTCGCGTCGGCCTCGTCGTACAGGCCGTGCAGCAGCGGATCGCCGCCGGCCGCGCGCAGCCCGGCGGGGCGGCGGCCGTCGAGCACGGGGTGCCCGCGCAGCCACCACGCGGTGTACGGCCGTACGACCTCGTGCGTGCCGTCCGGCAGCAGGACCCGCACGGGCTGGGTGAGCGCGTCCCGCAGCGGCGGCCGGGCGAGCAGGGCGAGCGCCTCGGGCCAGTGGTCGTCGTCGACGAGGTCCAGGTCGCGCACGGCGACGATCTCGGTGGCGACCGGCGGCACGGGTCCCTCGGGCAGCCCGTCGAGGACGTCCTCGCACCACACGTCGACGGCGTCGAGCAGCCCCGCGTCGTCGGGCTCGGCGAAGTCGCCCTCGCGCGGCTCCAGTTCGTCCGGGTCGAGGACGACATCGGTGGCGCGCACGAGCTGGAAACCGGCCAGCACCCCGCAGGCGGCGAGCGGCTGCTCGCCCCAGCGCTCGGCCAGTTCGGCGTCGACGAGGGCGAGTTCGTCCTCGCGCATGACGGCGGCGAACGGGCTGCCGGGCAGCACGAGTTCACCGGCGGGCGCGGGCTCGCCGTCCTCGTCGGGCAGGGCGAGCGCGCCGAGCCAGGGTTCGTCGCCGGGCTCCAGGTTCGCGTCTCGGACGAGGGCGAGGACGGTGTCGGCGAGTTCCTCGGGGTCGAGCCCGTCCTCGTCCCAGCCGGGGGCCTCGCCGTCCAGGGAGGCGGCGACGGCGGCCCGCACCTGCGGGGTGGTGAGCACGGCGCGCGGGGTGGCGGGCAGCGCGCCGAGCTTCTCCAGGAGGGGGTGGGCGGCGTCGGGGTGGGCGACCTTCAGCCCGAGCCGGGCCAGCGTCGCCGGGTCGACCCCGGGGCCGTCCGCGGCGGGCAGCAGCACCTGGCGGGGGCCGATCGTGGTACGGCCGTCGGCGAGCGGGACGGGCAGCCCGGTGAGCCGGTCGGGGTCTACGCCCGCGAGGCTGTCGTAGAGCCGACGCCACCAGCCGGGGTCCTTCTCCAGGCCGGCGAGCCGGTCCACCGCCTCGGTCAGCGGCACCCGCGCCACGCCGAGCGTGCGCAGCTCCACGCGCCGCTCCAGACCGGCGGGGAGCAGTCCGGTGAGTACCTCGGCGAGCACGCGCACGGTGTCGGCGCCGGCGCCCTCGACGACCTCGGCGTCCCGGGGCCGCAGCGCCTCGGGCAGCGTGTCGTCGTCCTCCCCCGCGTCCGCGTGCGCGGTGGGCGGGTCGGCGGGCGGCAGGAAGGCGGTGCGGGGCAGCCGGTCGAGGATCGCCCGGCGCAGCGCGCCGTCCAGTTCGCCCTTGCCGAGCGGGCCGGGGACGAGGCTCAGGATGCCGTCGCCGACCGGCCGCCAGCCGGCGAGGAGTTCGGCGTAGGCGTCGGCGGCGCGCTCGACGAGGAAGTCGGTGAGCGGTCCGGGCGCGGCGTGCCGGCGGGTGCTGTCCAGCGGGAGCGAGGCGATGAGCAGCGCGGGGACGCCGAGCGGTTCGTCGCTGGGGGTGGGGGCGTGCACGACGGGGCTGGTGCGGGGCGCGGCCGGGCCGCCGTCGGCGTCGACGGGCACGGCCCAGGTGACCGACCAGTGCGGCCGCAGCCGTTCCTCGACGGGCCGGTCGGCGAGCAGGGCCGGGTCGAGGGGGCCGTGGCCGCCGGCGGTGCGCCAGCGGGTGGTGCCGTGCCGGGTGTCCTCGACGACGGTGTGCGCCCCGTCGGCGCGCCTGCGCAGGGTGCGGGCCTCCTCCTGGCCGCTCTCGACGACGACCTCCTCCAGGCCCGGCAGGGCGAGCAGCAGGGCGTCGTCGACGGCGTCGAGCAGCCGCTCGGCGAGATCCTCGGCGGCGGGATCGCGCAGCGGGAGGACGACGACGGTGTCGTACGGCTCCGGGGCGCGGCCCTCGGCGGCGAAGGGCAGCCGGAGGAGGGGGACGTGGCCGTCGCGGCGGCGGATCTCGTCGCCGAGGCCGGGGCTGTGCCGTGCGGTGTCGGAGGCGAGGTCGCGGGCCTCGGCGAGGGACCAGCGCACGCCGCCGTGCCGGCCGAGGACGGCGGGCTCGTCGCTGACGGCGAGCACGGCGGCGAAGCCGACGCCGAACCGGCCGACGGCGCCGGGGGCCCCGTCCCGCTTGGCGGAGGCGCGCAGGGTGGCGAGCGACTCGACGCCGGTGGCGTCCAGCGGGGCGCCGGTGTTGGCGGCGGCGAGGACGCCGTCGCGCAGGGTGAGGCGGAGCCGGCCGGGGACGCCGGCGCGGGCGGCCGCGTCGGCGGCGTTCTGCGCGAGTTCCACGACGAGGCGGTCGCGGTAGCCGCCGAGGACGAGGTCCTCCTCGGCGTTGGCGTCCTCGCGGAAGCGGGCGGGGCTGGTGGCCCACGCGTCCAGCACGCCGCGCCGCAGGCGGGCGGTACCGAACGGGTCCGCGCCTTCCGGCGCCGGCCGCACGAAGTTGCTCACGCTTGACTCTCCCTCTGCGAGACGTGCGGCCCGACGCTACCGGACCG carries:
- a CDS encoding sacsin N-terminal ATP-binding-like domain-containing protein: MSNFVRPAPEGADPFGTARLRRGVLDAWATSPARFREDANAEEDLVLGGYRDRLVVELAQNAADAAARAGVPGRLRLTLRDGVLAAANTGAPLDATGVESLATLRASAKRDGAPGAVGRFGVGFAAVLAVSDEPAVLGRHGGVRWSLAEARDLASDTARHSPGLGDEIRRRDGHVPLLRLPFAAEGRAPEPYDTVVVLPLRDPAAEDLAERLLDAVDDALLLALPGLEEVVVESGQEEARTLRRRADGAHTVVEDTRHGTTRWRTAGGHGPLDPALLADRPVEERLRPHWSVTWAVPVDADGGPAAPRTSPVVHAPTPSDEPLGVPALLIASLPLDSTRRHAAPGPLTDFLVERAADAYAELLAGWRPVGDGILSLVPGPLGKGELDGALRRAILDRLPRTAFLPPADPPTAHADAGEDDDTLPEALRPRDAEVVEGAGADTVRVLAEVLTGLLPAGLERRVELRTLGVARVPLTEAVDRLAGLEKDPGWWRRLYDSLAGVDPDRLTGLPVPLADGRTTIGPRQVLLPAADGPGVDPATLARLGLKVAHPDAAHPLLEKLGALPATPRAVLTTPQVRAAVAASLDGEAPGWDEDGLDPEELADTVLALVRDANLEPGDEPWLGALALPDEDGEPAPAGELVLPGSPFAAVMREDELALVDAELAERWGEQPLAACGVLAGFQLVRATDVVLDPDELEPREGDFAEPDDAGLLDAVDVWCEDVLDGLPEGPVPPVATEIVAVRDLDLVDDDHWPEALALLARPPLRDALTQPVRVLLPDGTHEVVRPYTAWWLRGHPVLDGRRPAGLRAAGGDPLLHGLYDEADASGFEDEQVLRALGVRTSVAALLDEPGGAAELLDRLADPSRPVSAAQLHGLYGALAELDPERVTLPDEVRAVVDGEVVVVDAADAVVVDSPDLLPFTEGVPLLPVRPVLAAELAELFQVRRLSESVTGEVGSEGTEHDVPGSVRVLLGASTPHTYVEHEELVVDGVGLDWRRTRDGVVHAATLEGVAAGLAWAAGQWPRRFEVAALLEDPSRTGELARDRWFD